CCAGAGAGCGAAGGAGAGGACAGCCAGTGGAGCAGAGAGCTGAAATCGACGACCAGGAACAACCGGACAGCATCAAATCCTTTAGTCCTGCAAAATGGTTAACaggttgcatttgttttcataCTGTAGCACTactaaataagacaaaatcaAAACGAGGAGTAGAACAAGAGGCTTGTGCTTGAGTCGTACCAGGCAGGCGGCCAATGAGCCAGTTGAGCTGTTTTTTGGAGATGTTCGTCCAGGAGAGGTCGAGTGTGACGGGTTGTCTCTTTATGATGCCTGTGAGGGCCTGAGGGGTCACAGTGCGCTTGATGCTCAGGTCAATTCGGGCCCAGAGCCTTTTATCTAAACACctacagacaaaaataactcaaTAAAAGATTTCTATCAGGCAGCTTATTTCAGAGGCAAAACCTACAATCCTTCCAAGAGGGGAAATGTCCCCCTAAACTAAACTTATAAATCAGATGAAAGATTAAATTTAAGAGCATTTTTGCCTTCAatttcaagtttgtttgtaaAACCGAGTCACAGGTTAACTGTGACTGAAAGGCAgattgcaaaatgtattttttcagtttttacagatATGTCTCTTGgattttaactgtttaaatCCCAGCCTCCATTAATGGCTTTTGTCCACTGAGGTGAAGCAAAATCTACTGCACAGCTTATCTGCCAAAGTAAAATCCATGTGAAAACAAGTGCAGAACTTTTTTCCTCAACTATATCATCCTTACACACTGGAGGCAAGCTATGTGAAACTTTCTTAGGTACTGCTTGTGTCACCTCACTACTCCAATAAATATCAAACGGCTGAAAGTCGCTCAATGTAATTTGATCAGAAGTCATAATCTGTCAGATTTCCTAAATGTAAACTACATTAAACAGGAATGGATAATCAATGGGAAGAAATTGTTTActgaaaatattcataatttacATATGAATATGAAATGTAAGTACTTTTATGGTTATAAAGGCAATATTTCACTACCAAGAAAAATTTTACTGATTTTCATTGGTTCAAGCctaaaattatgtttcaaaatgtaaaaacaaatcatggGTGAAGAATGAGAGTAGGACGGGGTGAGCTGACCCAGAGTCAAATTACTTACAGCCTTTGTTTTGACACTCAAATTCCGTTTTGTTGCCTGTTAATTATCAAACTCAGAAAAGACTTTAATAAATATTAGCATGTCAAATATTGACTGATGAGTCAATGTAGTAGATGGGAAAAATCTGGGATAAATGTGAAACGGAGAAAGTGAAGTTCACGCTTTAGGGTGAAACCTTCTGTAGCTTATTGTTAAAACTCCACATAAGTAGATATCGACTTAACTTCTCACTGATGAATGAAACCAAATTGTGAGTGACTGCTGTGACGGTATCGTTTTGCAGCTCATGTCTGCAAATTTAAATTGGACCAGAAAAGATTCTGGTATTTACAAATTGACCAGTAAagcaaaaaacaagtttaagtgagaggaaatgaaaggagTTGAAGCTAGTCATAAACTGTTAATCAGATCTATAATAACTGTGTGAACAGGTCTTACCATTTGTACCAATTCTTGCAGACCGCCATGCAGACACACAGATCCGTTCGGTTTAAGTAGCGAAAGACGGAGACCCAGACCTCCCTCTCACAGCTCGGGCCGCCCCCGCAGCTCTCCCTGTCTGCTTCCCCCCCTCCTTCCTGCAGGGCGGAGAGGGGGACTCTGAGATGATGAAGCTCAgacgatgaagaggaggaagccCCATTGCTAAGTTTAGCTGGTCTGGTTGATCTCGTCTGTTTTGATGCTTCCAGTCTGTCTGGATTGGAAGAATGAGAGTCTGTGTGTCTGCTCCGAGTGCGCGGCGGCGTCACCCGGTTTGTGTTTCGGTCCGGACAAGGCCCTCGATTTCTGATGGGGGGTCTGTGGAGGGCTTTGCTCTGGTTGGctgctgcagaagctgcagTTTGAGGGGTGACGGCCTCTAATTTCGGGACGATAGCTGAAGAGTCCTGTTTTGCTCTGGGCGGCTTTTGAAGCGTCACTTTAATAAACGAGCCATCTTTGTCCCCTTTTGGAATGTTGCActccgtctcctcctcttcGTCGTCCTTTTCTCCTCCGTTTTGGTTGCCCAGTCCACTTCCACACTCATCCTGTTCTGTGGCGGACTGCCCTTGCCTCGACTGTGGCCTGTTCTCTTTATCCCCCACCCTCCCACTGTTCAGcctgctctcctcctcctcttcctcgctgctgctgctgttggtgctgctgctgctgctgctgtcctcGCTGTCCTCCTCCGGCTCATGGTGTCTCCCTTCACCTCTGATGCCGCGTcccgctcctcctcctcgcaGCCTCACACCTCTTCCATGCCCCCTGCGGGGCTCTCCTTTGGGATGAAGCACCAGGCCGTGGGAGGACTTCTGCTGCCCAAACAAACCGTTACCTCCCAGAATACCGCTGTGAGACGAACCAGTTGCCCAAGCGGAGCCCCGGATTTGGCCCTGAGAGACTCTGCTGACTGGAGAGTGCAAGCGAGAAAGCATCCTGGAGCTCAGGAACCGGGGAGAGCGATATAAAGATGACTGTTTCTTTGggaaaaaaaggtaaacaaGGAGAAGATATTTTTCAAATGCTAAATTCAACCAGTCAAATCTGAATGCAAAACAAAGGCATGGAATGATTAAAGACAGGGGTGCCCAGAGTTTTTGTCACAAGGTCCAAAATCAGCAAGTTGAAAGGATCTGAGGGccgaaaaagtttattttacctCAACAAAAAGCTAAGAATGCaatggtttaaacaaataaagtagtCGTAAATTATTCTGCATCAAAACTAAATAGTTTAGCTGGTTtgccttattaaaataaattttgtaacttttcaaggcattaataaaaaaatatatagatatgaaaattttgtcaattttaagCAATGAAGTCAGTATTTAGGTAATCCTTTCTGTGAAAACACTTGCTGGATTTAGCCAGGTTCAGTAAACTAATTAACAGCAAATTTGAATGCAGCAAGACGGCAAATGATTGGTGTTGTTTCCAACCTTTCCTATTATAAGAAGATTTTACTTTGTGTTAAAAACTTcgtaaataaaaatacaaggtTTGCATCAAACACCTGTGCTGGCGGCCGGGGGATTTCTATCATTTTTAATATGTAATTAGGGGCCAATCAGACTAGGGGCTGCAAATGGCCCCTggaccacactttggacacccctagTTTTAAGCACAATATTATAAACTGTGAAACAGCAAAAGTTTCTTACTCTTAAAAGTTTGCTCCGCTCCATTTTTATCTGGAAGttgaaaaattaacaaacattGAAATTTTTTCTACAACCTTCTTTCAAcgagaaaaatattaaatagtaAACACTCTTCAAGTGAATCGTATCTACCCTTTTCTTAAGTCTGTGCTCCAGTGCACTCTCTCGTTTGCGACTCTGTTGATGCTGTAGCAGCAGTTTTTGGGAGGGAGGCGGCGCCTGTTTGTCGGCCGTGCAGTCGGCTTCGCTTCCCTCGACTCGGACCTTCCTCACAAACGTCATCCTGATACGAACGTTTAGACTGTGGCATGAATGTGGAGCCCTCCGAGTCCTCACTCTCCTCCTCACTGGAAGACTGAACAACACGATAAACCGGATGTTATATTTTaactggctgaaaaaaaaatgtttctaatacaATGAAACaccaagaaacaaaagcaaaatattgTACCTCTGAGTCAGAGTCATTCCCTTGGTAACATTTGGGACACTCCCAGCAGCTGGGCAGGTCCTTATTGATCTTCCCCTCACCAGGTTCCTGAAATGGAAGGAATACATCTTAGAGTTAATCTGACACCAGTTACCAACACAGTAATGCATATAGTAACAACAAGTAGAAGGTTGATCAGTGAATCCCTAACCAAAACAATGACATTTATGAATGAAGTATTAAGATGCACCTGCCCAAGTGCTGAAAGGCATGTAGCAactgatttaatgtttaatcttttttttaaccatttctgTTTCACTGTATCTGCTTCTACACCTGCATAAAAGACTCACCTTTACACACTGACGATGTACGATCTGCGAACAGGCAGTGCACTCCATTAAAGAGTAAGTGCTGGGATCTGATTCGTCAAACTCTCCTTCTCCACAAACGGCACATCGGGCTGTGTTTGGCAAGGCaggctgcaaaaaacaaacaaaattctgATCTCATACAGAAgatcacaaaaaatataaaacgcTGCTaagaatctttttttatattaaagaaaaaaagttaaatctcCATTTTGACAGAGTACCTCAAGCAACCAGTCTCATATTCTTTAGAatctaaacaatttttttgGCATCATTTAACAGAATTTTAAgcaaaacattcccatttgaaaGACCTGCAACATTATTGAGTTTTAACATCACTTTCATAGCACTCCATCAGTTTGCCTGTCACCTTACCATTAGACATTGCCTCATAACGCAGCTCTTTTTCATTCGTCCAGGACCACCAAATTTTCTCATGTCGTGACAGTACTGGCAGTCCCCACACTCCTTCCTGCAGCAGGCAGAGCATCGCTTGCATCTCACCCGCCTGCGCCGCAGCGCCGAAATGGAAGTGTGTTTGGTAGACCGCTTAGATTTGTGCAGAGATGGACCCAGGCGGGGGCGATAAATAACAGGTGCTGGAGGTGTGGGGGGCTGGTACCATGACGGCTAGaccacagcagcagaaaacgGTTGGAGAAACATGttaatatgtaaaagaaaaaagaattgagCTTTTAATATgacaatattaaaacaaaatagataTATTAAATATCTGTACTCACCCTTTCAGGCCACTTGACAATTGGCTCTCCAGTGCAGGATAGTTTGATGTCGTCACCGGCACACTCCCTTAGAACAGCCTGGACACAACGAGGtgagatggaaaatatttaagcTTTTTAGAATTATATCACATTCAAGAAATGTACAGCTACCCACCCTCATGTCCTCCAGCAGCGCTGCAGCATTTCTGATTCCTGCAGGGACGCACTTTTTATGAGCTGGCAGCTCTTCCAGCTTCCCTAAAAGGTTCCACAGTCCCTCCAGTTCGAAAGGCGTCAGCACAGGTCGAGTTGTTCCTACTTTGTTTTCAAGCTCTTCGTCACCCTCCCCTTCCTTGACCTCTTCTACCTTCGGCTTTTCTTCAACCTCACCGTCAACCTCATCGGTGCCATTAATGGGGGGATCGTTATTTCCGACATCTGCTCGAGTCAGTCCTGAAAAAGAAGTTTAAGACAGAATTGTTTCTATCCGATCCGGTGTGGGAGTttgaaaactagaaaaacacaaaaggaaaactttgttttcattcattcttACCAATGCCGAGCGAATATTTCTGGAACTCCTGGGGTGAGGTGGGAGATGTTGGTCAGACAGAAGAGGTATCTCTCTACGACGTACCAGCACATCTCATAGTAAAATGGGTACCGGAACTTTGCTGGCACCTAAACAATGATGACAGaaatatgtacatatttttaaataatttaatccaCCTCATcattacttttctttattttcataaaatttatTTAGGCATTTATGATGTAACTGAAGACAAGATTTTCAgtaagggtgcattcacaccagtcttgtttggtctgttttaatcaaactctgggTCATTTGGGGAGGCGTAAATGTGTAAtcgagcaaaaaaaaagaaagaaaaaaaactaacaaaaaaagagaaatctgatCTGCCTATATCCCTTGGTtcagctgaagtgaactctggtgtggttaGAATGCATACGTGAATGCCAAAGTGGACCCGAGACCGCTCCAAAGGCAGGAATGACTATAgcacaaggcattctgggtaaacacaaccaaaacaaacgttcAAGTCTAGTAGTgctagagggagaaatgtcttgtaGCCTTTTATCACACACAAAGGAGAAATCCTAAAACCTCTAAgaaaaatttatctgcctcgaagcttcgttaatttatgttttattatttagcacacAGTATTCCAGCCGGGTTATTACTTGCGTTGCgcagcgctctcacttccgcctctgagttgttgacgaaagctaagtgttagtgGCATAACGTCCAGTTTTGCAAGTTCGGCCTGGgaagattttattgattgatgattatGTTCGggtctttgtcatttttcaggggaccaataagcatcctgaAAATGAAtggcgcgatgcctggagtacggcagcttttctcctcctagagctgctgcctggtgacCGGTGTTCAGAGCGGGGAAGAGTGCTGAAGGTGTATTTgtacaggtgagcggatagactgaacactgcgggCGGCTGCGCATTAGATGATTAACGTAAGTGCTAGCTTTACGGACGAAtcagaaaatttatttcatatcatcccaGTCTCAACAAATGTGTGGCGGAGCGCACCgtaaatgtgtttctgtgtgtgaccctaccctaaccctattATTAACACGAACAAAAGTGTTAATTCCTGTCGctaacaaacacaaaagctataaatgtctgggcaaggtgagagatcatctattaaactgactgtaGAAGAATGCATAAAcgaaaagctggagtatagaaattttttttacaagcgtatttgtgagcctgcctttttattaaattgaatataactTCAGATTcttgtataatttttcttcaggttaacttggaaagtgagctattattgttacaggttaattttctaaactacagaaaagttattgttagggaagctcaaatgtgaaaaattggactgatgttgatatgtgatagtaatactgctgttaaGATAGATTTgccaatgttttactttatcttttttttatccgattactcgattaattgtaagaataatcgatagatttcttgattactaaaatgttcgtttacaacagccctacttCCAGATTATCAAGTGTTGAGACGCCCTCAAACTCCCATCAGCTTTTCCTGAGCCATGACCAACCTGGTACTGAAAGGTGTGTACTTCTACCAGCAATTCAAAGCTAATACAATAACAACCGTTGCTATTTGTCATCAAGCTTCTTGCATATTCCTAtgtgcagaaatattttatactgtCATCCAATCAGCAGCAACAAATACGTTCTTCTAGTTTAAGTAAGAAAAATTGCTTGAAATCTTCTCTTTCATCCCAGGCAGTAGATCAGGAGTTCAATTGCAACATCACCACAATTTAAGTCTTACATTACACAACAGTATGTACAAAGATTTACTCAACAAAACAGACCAACTGctgtaaataaagatttaagACCTTCAGTGGTGAAACTGTGACTCAAGTGCAAAGAATCACTCTTATAGTACAGTTGTGTAATTGCTTATTCTACACCTACTTAACTGTGTCTTGAATTGTCATAATAGTAAAAAACTATCTGATAAGCTTAGGTATGATTTGTTTCTCACCCGTGTGCGGTCTTCGATATTGTAGATGTTGAGCTGCATGGGGATGTTAAAGCTGTGGAGAAAGTTCCCCCCAAACACTAAAGTATCTTCTGGAGTGTACACAGCATGGATCCACCCTGCAGCACACGAAACATTCACAATAAATGTGACGATTAAGTGCGTTCTTCTTCAACCTTTATCTAACCAGGATAAAACTCCTTGTTTTATCCTCTTATGTTCAATAAGAGGAAGCAGGTGTGTAGAGTTTCAAAAGACgaatgtgtttgtttgatcGTCGTTATTGGCATAACAGACCTGATGGGATTATGAAGGTGTTGCCCTGCTGGAGCTCTATCCTCTGGCAGTCGTAACACTTGTCTCCCAAGAAGATGTCCCCCTGCTTTCCCGATAAAACCCAGTTCTCATACATGTCCAGGTTCTGAGGCGTTGGTGGAATCAACCAAAACACCTGCAAGaagtaaatatgaaaatgttcatagATGATTAATACAAGAGTTTGAGTcatcttaaatattttctccCAAACCAGATTAAACTTAATCATGTCCTTAATCATCAGGCCTTCCAAACCAGTCTCCATCTCAAAAATATTCCAGCTTAGCAAAACATTCAACAAAGGTAGGTATGTAAAGGTCACAAAATGAATTTGGAaccaaattttcattttaatttcaactaACAGGGGATGAAAAGTGATGTTAAGGAAAACTTGGTCCTATGATCAAATACAGCAAAagctctctctttttgtttttatacagcATCATGTCAAAACTGACCTTTGCCCCTCGCAGAATGTGGTACCAGACTGAAGTTCCACCAAAGTCAATGTGGAAGTCTGTGAAGCAGCCCTGCACACTCATGAGACAGTACctgagaaacaaacacagcCAGGTTCAGAAAACAAAGTAACTTTTCTTATACAACTATGTATTAGAAATGTTCAGTAGAGAAGCCCTAACTTAGTGAATCAAATATCCAAGTGGTTTACTCACTTCTGTACTTTGGGATAATGCATGTCTATAATGGCATTAGTGgagtctctctgtctctccttcAGATGACGAGGCCACATGTTGTCCACCCAGTCAATAAGATCCACCTGGacagaggagagaagaagacGATGCCAATGTGTCTTCACACTTATTTCTACTACTGCCAGCCAATATTATTTCTCTTTGCAAATACAATGCAATCTAGTAAATGTTGCCATGTCCTTGTCAAACAGCCAAAAAGTCAAAAGTATGATAAGTTCTTTGTTATGCAACTGTAAATATGTGTAAAGATCTaaagagtgaaataactttggTCCTTACTGATGCTGGTCGTTTGACCAGGTTCTCCAGCCTGGTGTGGCTGAACTCCAGGCTGATCACATTGTAGAGTTTCTCTCTTTCCGATGGCGGCGTCTCATAGTAGCGTCGCCACTGAGCCATAGACATCTCAATTCCCTTTTGGGTATTCACGTCCATAACATCTACAATCCGTCGACTGCCTGCAGGCCAGTTGACAAGAGTTCAGCAAATAACACCTCCATAAACAAAGCTGAAATTCAGCCCTGGAATAACTTCAGCAGCCTAAAATACACAGCTaagctaaaataattaaatagcAATTAAATTTGacatatgtttaaaaaaaaaggtattgtataaacttttaaattgtgATCAAACATGTTAGACATAAAAATTTTGctcaatttgtcttttttcaggAAAAATGTATAACATTCAGCTttccaaaattttaaaatagttgATCCTAAAGGCAAGCAACAaacctaagaaaaaaaacagttaaatatataaacagaCTGCAGAAATCAAGAACTTACCAACAAATAACTTGACATCACTCACACTGAAATCTGGGTCTGGCATTCTGTAAGACAgagtcatttttacattttttctaattctctttaaataatattatgaGATGAAAGATAAGTACACTGACTTACTGTATACCGAGCCCATCGGTTGTCTTAAAAATAATGGGGTCCCTGAGCCCTTCTCTCTGTATATATCCATATGTAAAATCTAGCAAGGAGAtggaaaaagcaaagcaaattatttaacaaacaGGACACACTGCTTGTAAGTTTCACCTACAAGTACAGAACAAAGtgacttaaaaataattgcACTGCCTTTACACATCCTGAGTGGATCCATTTCATTTACATGTGGGCATCTCACCTTTACCCTCCATGTGTTTGACCAGATCACTGCCAAACCTCTCACACTGCAGCTTCTCATCCAGGTCAAAGGTTCGTTTCCCTTCGATCTCATCGTCTGAGATTCCATCATCCTGGTACTGCCTTCGCGGAGCCGTCCGCTAAGGAGGAAAAGTGGATTTTAAAACTCAAACAGAAGCGATTTGAGTGACTATAATATCAGAGACAGTTTAATGTATAGGTGGGGAAAAGTGATGGAGAATTTATCTCCACATGTTCTCCTGTTTTTTGTGccccaaattattttttaattctttgatGACACTTTTCTCACTTCCCTTTTCCCTTCTGTCACATTGGTGATTGTATCCAATAAACACCGTTATGTTGTGATAGATTTAGGCTAGTTCAATTATCAATCATGTGGTTCTGTAAAAGAGtgagttggatttttttaaagtctaaagTGCCCCAGGATTTCTTAAAGTAACTTATTTTGAgcagagaaggaaaaacaaaacagagcaaaGGAGCAACTCTGGAGACCTTGTGaatgacatttaaatataattcaCACCAATACTGAACTACAAGTCCCTATGAATCATTTAACAGACACTTTCTGGGCTACGAATGATCCTTTTCCAAATTCCTTGACAAATCAGCGTCATAGCAACTAATGTAAAACAGACAACAGCCACATGAGCAAATAAGATGCAAATTAAAAAAGCTGCGCCCCAAACCACAACTGGGACAAAGACTATTTTATTACTTGTTCTGAAAATACTTATTTGGAAAACAGCATGAAAGACCTCAAACTACACAAAAGCAAAGTCAAGTTAATTTCAAAGATAATGGAAAAGATTAGAACAgtgtttatatacagtatatccttTAAAAAGGTGCATTAGCAAACCTTTTAGAAGGATCGAAggttaaaacaaacagcatcatttgaaagaacaataattaaaagaatACTAAAATGATACCAATATTGTGTGTGTAGGTTAAACAAGAGAATGGCTTCAGAAGCTGGACTTCATGAATAAATTTTGCCTTTCAATCTCCAATGAGACTTGTAAAGAAAAGGATGCAACACAAGAGCACAAAACATGTCTGGCTTAAATGTGATGGATATGgcagtaaaatattttgtgaagaatgtTGTGCCTTATGTGGCTGGAATAAATTCTTAATTAACCTTCAGCAGCTCCTTTATTCAGCACAAAGGCCACATTTGTTACTttacagcaacataaaaaactaaaaggcACCTCACCTTTTCACAATTGTTATGATTAAATTGAAGAACTTGGACAAAAAGACTGtcacaaatttttaatttaaacttgaCCATCCAGGCTTTGGTAAAACAGCTTGAATTTGAACATAGAAATGTTGACAGTTTGGTtgagaaacatttcagagaCATGGTTTCATCAGAGCAACGTTTCCACTTTGATTTTTTAACAAgtatgaaagaaaaagataaattatgGTTTGAGTTTGTTAATCACCAGGAATtctttaaatggaaaatcataatggcaaataaaaatatttttaggcaACAATTAAAGCAAAAGCATAAGATGCAACAACTAATTGACGAGAATCAActaatttacttttaattagcaggtgaaattatttttttttaaaaacaaaaaaaaaactctttgtcCTTTTCATTAAACACTGCAAAACTATGAACTTGATCAATTTTCATTCTGTAAAGGTATCAGCAAGTTCTTTGATTGActtctttttgtaaaaacagaTAATGGTAGGGACAGCCACTCTAATTCATAAATGGGTATATCcttttaagctttttattttcttttgagttcAAAACTACTTCCTCTGCCAATTAACCTGTAGCATACATTTTTGTCCAAGGTGCTTCTGTCgtcaaaaacccaaacacaaAGTTGGCCAAAATCTGAGTAGGCAGCTCCTCCTTTAAAGAAAACCATAACTCACTGTCCGTCAGAACAAGCTTGTACCTGTATTTCTAGCAAAAACATCAAGCAAAGACAGGCTGATAGCAGCATACCTACTTACAGCACATGCAAAGACACTGGATAAAGCTTGTTTTTGATCTGCTCTGAAATCATGATTAGtcttaaactttatttctagATGAAGACGAAAAATCAATTCGCCTAAGATCACTCAACCAGCTGCGGCATCACTTCATGTTGCACACAAAGAATTACCATAATACAATGGCAGAAGTTAATCTTCTACACACTGCCCCCTTTCAGCCCCCCTCCCACATGAAGCTCTGTTTGGTCAGACAGATGGATTAAACCCCTCCACCCCCCTTCCCAAATATGTGCTTTTCTCACACCaaacaaacaattatttaaGCTTAAATTTGCTTTAAGAATGAGGAGCATTCCCCAGTCTTAGAAACTGTCAATATACAATGTAATCATTGTAGCGTTTACTGCCTAGGACTGCCTAATTatgctaaaatttaaaaagggaaCAGGAAGAAGAGTTATTCATCAATTTAACTTGCAATTACATTAAACTCTGAGAAATTGAACAAGTgagtcaacagaaaaaaaaaaatatatatatttccaagCTTTCTAAAATGATGTTTAATTTCCCAGTCCAGCAACTATTaagataaagattttaaatatattgtcTAGGTGgacttttattgctttaaatctgaaagaaaaatggttgTAAAAAAGGTGAAACAAGGTCGCTGA
This Xiphophorus hellerii strain 12219 chromosome 23, Xiphophorus_hellerii-4.1, whole genome shotgun sequence DNA region includes the following protein-coding sequences:
- the kdm2ab gene encoding LOW QUALITY PROTEIN: lysine-specific demethylase 2A (The sequence of the model RefSeq protein was modified relative to this genomic sequence to represent the inferred CDS: deleted 1 base in 1 codon), encoding MDDPHTRYSKRLRTAPRRQYQDDGISDDEIEGKRTFDLDEKLQCERFGSDLVKHMEGKDFTYGYIQREGLRDPIIFKTTDGLGIQMPDPDFSVSDVKLFVGSRRIVDVMDVNTQKGIEMSMAQWRRYYETPPSEREKLYNVISLEFSHTRLENLVKRPASVDLIDWVDNMWPRHLKERQRDSTNAIIDMHYPKVQKYCLMSVQGCFTDFHIDFGGTSVWYHILRGAKVFWLIPPTPQNLDMYENWVLSGKQGDIFLGDKCYDCQRIELQQGNTFIIPSGWIHAVYTPEDTLVFGGNFLHSFNIPMQLNIYNIEDRTRVPAKFRYPFYYEMCWYVVERYLFCLTNISHLTPGVPEIFARHWTDSSRCRKNDPPINGTDEVDGEVEEKPKVEEVKEGEGDEELENKVGTTRPVLTPFELEGLWNLLGKLEELPAHKKCVPAGIRNAAALLEDMRAVLRECAGDDIKLSCTGEPIVKWPERPSWYQPPTPPAPVIYRPRLGPSLHKSKRSTKHTSISALRRRRVRCKRCSACCRKECGDCQYCHDMRKFGGPGRMKKSCVMRQCLMPALPNTARCAVCGEGEFDESDPSTYSLMECTACSQIVHRQCVKEPGEGKINKDLPSCWECPKCYQGNDSDSELKYNIRFIVLFSLPVRRRVRTRRAPHSCHSLNVRIRMTFVRKVRVEGSEADCTADKQAPPPSQKLLLQHQQSRKRESALEHRLKKRIKMERSKLLRKQSSLYRSPRFLSSRMLSRLHSPVSRVSQGQIRGSAWATGSSHSGILGGNGLFGQQKSSHGLVLHPKGEPRRGHGRGVRLRGGGAGRGIRGEGRHHEPEEDSEDSSSSSSTNSSSSEEEEEESRLNSGRVGDKENRPQSRQGQSATEQDECGSGLGNQNGGEKDDEEEETECNIPKGDKDGSFIKVTLQKPPRAKQDSSAIVPKLEAVTPQTAASAAANQSKALHRPPIRNRGPCPDRNTNRVTPPRTRSRHTDSHSSNPDRLEASKQTRSTRPAKLSNGASSSSSSELHHLRVPLSALQEGGGEADRESCGGGPSCEREVWVSVFRYLNRTDLCVCMAVCKNWYKWCLDKRLWARIDLSIKRTVTPQALTGIIKRQPVTLDLSWTNISKKQLNWLIGRLPGLKDLMLSGCSWSSISALCSTGCPLLRSLDLRNAYGVKDAQIRDLVIPPGCDNRSQLRSMQCLRLAGLDIGDPTLRLVIRHMPHLTKLDLSHCNSLTDHSINLLTAVGSSTRNTLTELNLGGCSKLTDTCLKYLRRLSCISLLDLRGCKGVTRKACEAFISELSVNTLYCLSDEKLIQRIS